In one Mycobacteroides chelonae genomic region, the following are encoded:
- a CDS encoding enoyl-CoA hydratase-related protein — protein sequence MTEDRELLVERDGPIVILTMNRPHRRNALSTNMVGQLAQAWDEIDGDDGIRAAIITGAGSAYCVGGDLSDGWMVRDGSAPPLDPAAIGKGLLLTHTLTKPLIAAVNGACLGGGCEMLQQTDIRVADDRATFGLPEVQRGLVPGAGSMVRLKRQIPYTKAMEMILTGEPLTAQEAYHFGLVGHVVPAGTALDKARSLAERVARNGPLAVRNAKEAVVHSGWIAEEDARAIEARLTRQVISSADAREGLSAFREKREARFTGQ from the coding sequence ATGACCGAAGATCGAGAACTTCTCGTCGAGCGGGACGGCCCGATCGTCATCTTGACCATGAACCGTCCGCATCGGCGAAATGCATTGTCTACCAATATGGTGGGACAGCTCGCCCAGGCCTGGGACGAGATCGACGGGGACGACGGTATCCGGGCGGCCATCATCACCGGCGCCGGTAGCGCCTACTGCGTAGGAGGTGATCTCAGCGACGGCTGGATGGTCCGGGACGGCTCCGCACCGCCACTCGATCCCGCCGCCATAGGCAAAGGACTGCTACTCACCCACACCCTGACCAAACCGCTCATCGCGGCGGTCAACGGTGCGTGCCTGGGTGGCGGATGTGAAATGTTGCAGCAGACCGATATCCGTGTTGCCGATGATCGGGCCACGTTCGGTCTTCCGGAGGTGCAGCGTGGGCTGGTGCCCGGTGCCGGCTCCATGGTCCGGCTCAAACGGCAGATTCCCTACACCAAGGCCATGGAAATGATCCTCACGGGCGAGCCGCTGACCGCCCAGGAGGCCTATCATTTCGGCCTGGTGGGCCACGTGGTGCCGGCGGGCACCGCATTGGACAAGGCGCGGAGCCTCGCCGAACGCGTGGCGCGCAACGGACCTCTCGCGGTACGCAATGCCAAGGAAGCCGTGGTGCACAGCGGTTGGATCGCCGAGGAAGACGCCCGCGCGATCGAAGCCCGCCTTACCCGCCAGGTGATCAGCTCTGCCGATGCACGCGAGGGGTTGTCCGCATTCCGCGAGAAGAGAGAGGCGCG